From the genome of SAR324 cluster bacterium:
ATTTGATTCGTTTTTCAAGGGACTTTGGATTGGGGATCATCCTACCTCCGAACGCAATTCCTATCTGGTGCTGCCGTTCAATTTTTCTGCGGTACGGGCGGATGTGGAATATGTGGAACAAAGTTTTGAGGATTATGGAACCGGGGCCTTGAACAGTTTTTTAAGGATCTATGAACCGTTTTTCACAGAAAACGCCCTCCAGGAACTCCGTCAGACCTCCGGTTTTTCCTCTCGACTGAGTCAGTTACTCCGCTTTTGTCGGGAATTGAATTTACCGCTGTACATCCTGATTGATGAATACGACAACTTCGCCAACACCATTCTGACAACCGCCGGAGAAAAAGCCTACCATGACATCACGCATGGAGAAGGATTTTTCCGGCATTTTTTCACCGTGCTCAAGGAAGGCACCAGTCATAGTGGTTCCGGATTGAAGCGGTTGTTCATTACCGGGGTTTCTCCGGTCACCATGGATGATGTCACGAGCGGATTCAATATTGGCAAGAACCTCAGCCTGTCACCCGCACTGAATGAAATGGTCGGGTTTACTCGTGAGGAAGTCCTCGAAATGCTGGAGTATTAC
Proteins encoded in this window:
- a CDS encoding AAA family ATPase encodes the protein FDSFFKGLWIGDHPTSERNSYLVLPFNFSAVRADVEYVEQSFEDYGTGALNSFLRIYEPFFTENALQELRQTSGFSSRLSQLLRFCRELNLPLYILIDEYDNFANTILTTAGEKAYHDITHGEGFFRHFFTVLKEGTSHSGSGLKRLFITGVSPVTMDDVTSGFNIGKNLSLSPALNEMVGFTREEVLEMLEYYRKEGVFLQNMEETLALFDEWYNGYKFSNDQESTIYNTDMVIYYVCDCIQIGQPPH